One window of Novosphingobium sp. P6W genomic DNA carries:
- a CDS encoding acetolactate synthase large subunit, translating to MAESDKRKASDLFIECLEQEGVEYIFGVPGEENLDFLDSLSRSKQIKLVLTRHEQGAGFMAATYGRHTGKAGVCLSTLGPGATNFVTAAAYATLGGMPMLMITGQKPIKKSKQGRFQILDVVSMMQPITKYAHQMASSDNIPSRVREAFRIAEEEKPGATHIELPEDIADEYTESRALPRSIVRRPSADVKSIIQAVDALQKAKRPVLVIGAGANRKMTSKMLGEFVEKTGIPFLTTQLGKGVIDERHPKFLGCAALSAGDFVHRAIEDADCIVNIGHDVIEKPPFFMTNDGTRDDRTVIHISTKTAEVDPVYFPHIEVIGDIANAMWQIKEAITPSEKWSFDAMLRYRQAEVEHTAKLAADERFPIFPPHAVEQVRNALPDDAIVCLDNGIYKIWFARGYSARGPNTVLLDNALATMGAGLPSAMASAMVYPGRKVLAVCGDGGFMMNSQEVETAVRLGLDLTVLILNDNAYGMIRWKQANMGFADFGLSYGNPDFVKYAEAYGANGYRVESSGHLKELLAHCRDTPGVHIIDCPVDYSENDSILNTEIKEMSRAL from the coding sequence ATGGCTGAAAGCGACAAGCGCAAGGCGTCGGACTTGTTCATCGAATGTCTGGAGCAGGAGGGTGTTGAATACATCTTCGGCGTTCCGGGCGAGGAAAACCTCGATTTCCTCGATTCGCTTTCGCGCTCCAAGCAGATCAAGCTGGTCCTCACCCGGCATGAGCAGGGCGCCGGCTTCATGGCCGCGACGTATGGACGGCACACCGGCAAGGCAGGCGTTTGCCTTTCCACCCTGGGTCCGGGCGCTACGAACTTCGTGACCGCAGCCGCTTATGCGACGCTGGGCGGCATGCCGATGCTGATGATTACCGGCCAGAAGCCGATCAAGAAGTCCAAGCAGGGCCGCTTCCAGATCCTCGACGTGGTTTCGATGATGCAGCCGATCACCAAGTACGCGCACCAGATGGCGTCTTCGGACAATATCCCGAGCCGCGTGCGCGAGGCGTTCCGCATCGCCGAAGAAGAAAAGCCCGGCGCCACCCACATCGAACTGCCCGAGGATATCGCCGACGAGTACACCGAGTCCCGCGCCCTGCCGCGCTCGATCGTGCGCCGCCCTAGTGCGGACGTGAAGTCGATCATTCAGGCGGTGGATGCCCTGCAGAAGGCGAAGCGGCCGGTGCTGGTGATCGGAGCAGGCGCCAACCGCAAGATGACCAGCAAGATGTTGGGCGAATTCGTCGAGAAGACCGGCATTCCCTTCCTCACCACGCAGCTTGGCAAGGGCGTGATCGACGAGCGGCATCCAAAGTTTCTGGGCTGCGCGGCGCTGTCTGCCGGCGATTTCGTGCACCGCGCGATCGAGGATGCCGACTGCATCGTCAATATCGGTCACGACGTGATCGAAAAGCCGCCGTTCTTCATGACCAACGACGGCACCCGCGATGACCGCACCGTCATCCATATCTCGACCAAGACGGCCGAGGTCGACCCGGTCTACTTCCCGCATATCGAGGTGATCGGCGATATCGCCAACGCCATGTGGCAGATCAAGGAAGCCATCACCCCGTCGGAGAAATGGAGCTTCGACGCGATGCTGCGCTACCGCCAGGCCGAGGTGGAGCACACCGCAAAGCTGGCCGCGGATGAGCGTTTCCCGATCTTCCCGCCGCATGCGGTCGAGCAGGTTCGCAATGCGCTGCCGGACGATGCGATCGTCTGCCTCGATAACGGCATCTACAAGATCTGGTTCGCGCGCGGGTACAGCGCGCGCGGGCCGAACACGGTGCTGCTCGACAATGCGCTGGCGACGATGGGGGCAGGGCTGCCCTCTGCCATGGCGAGCGCGATGGTCTATCCGGGGCGCAAGGTGTTGGCGGTCTGCGGTGACGGCGGCTTCATGATGAACAGCCAGGAAGTGGAGACGGCGGTGCGCCTCGGTCTCGACCTGACGGTGCTGATCCTGAACGACAACGCCTATGGCATGATCCGCTGGAAGCAGGCGAACATGGGCTTTGCCGATTTCGGCCTATCCTACGGCAATCCGGATTTCGTGAAGTATGCCGAGGCCTACGGCGCTAACGGATACCGCGTGGAAAGCTCGGGGCACCTGAAGGAACTGCTCGCCCATTGCCGCGATACGCCGGGCGTGCACATCATCGACTGCCCGGTCGATTATTCCGAGAACGACAGCATCCTCAATACCGAGATCAAGGAAATGTCCCGGGCCCTCTGA
- a CDS encoding S24 family peptidase, protein MEIDPARRRLLELADERRVSLARLSQMLGKNPSYLQQFVRKGSPRRLEEQDRGMLARFFGVSEDELGRVKDNSYISADLRRKSDWVDVPRLAIGASAGPGSLAEGEAAFDTIRFSNRWLRSMGLQPGHLSTIVVSGDSMEPTLRDGDEILVDRSLRPRRDGIHVVRLGDSLLVKRLDTARSGVIVLISDNAAYPPVECVPQDVEVIGRVVWKGGRI, encoded by the coding sequence ATGGAAATTGATCCTGCCCGCCGCCGCTTGCTGGAACTGGCTGACGAACGCCGGGTCAGTTTGGCGCGGCTTTCACAAATGCTCGGGAAAAATCCGAGCTATCTCCAGCAATTTGTGCGCAAGGGCAGCCCTCGGCGGCTGGAAGAACAGGACCGGGGAATGCTCGCGCGGTTCTTCGGAGTCAGTGAGGACGAACTGGGCAGGGTGAAGGATAATTCCTACATTTCTGCCGATTTGCGTAGGAAATCGGATTGGGTCGACGTTCCGCGCCTGGCCATCGGTGCCTCGGCGGGCCCAGGCTCCCTCGCAGAAGGCGAGGCGGCGTTCGATACCATCCGGTTTTCGAATCGCTGGCTGCGCTCGATGGGTCTCCAGCCCGGGCATTTGTCGACCATCGTGGTGAGCGGCGATTCGATGGAGCCGACTTTGCGCGACGGCGACGAGATCCTCGTGGATCGCAGCTTGCGCCCCCGCCGCGACGGCATCCATGTCGTGCGGCTGGGAGACAGTCTGCTGGTCAAGCGCCTCGATACCGCCCGTTCGGGGGTGATCGTGCTGATCAGCGACAACGCTGCCTATCCACCTGTCGAATGCGTTCCGCAGGATGTGGAGGTCATCGGCCGGGTCGTGTGGAAGGGCGGGAGAATTTAG
- a CDS encoding MBL fold metallo-hydrolase, producing the protein MTESTDTAVEQAPAQQAMRVGIIPVTPLQQNCSLLWCTATMRGALVDPGGDLPKLKQAIEKTGVTIEKILVTHGHLDHCGQAGVLAKELGVPIEGPHEEDRFWIAQLTDDGPRWNMEAHTFEPDRWLEDGDKVTVGELELDVVHCPGHTPGHVVFHHAPSRFAMVGDVLFQGGIGRWDFPRGNLDDLVDSITQKLWPLGDDVTFVPGHGPISTFGQERRTNPYVSDDALDGRRPGQGLYG; encoded by the coding sequence ATGACCGAAAGCACCGATACGGCCGTAGAGCAGGCCCCCGCCCAGCAAGCGATGCGCGTGGGCATTATTCCCGTGACGCCGCTCCAGCAGAACTGCTCGCTTCTGTGGTGCACTGCCACCATGCGCGGCGCGCTTGTCGATCCGGGCGGTGATCTGCCCAAGCTCAAGCAGGCGATCGAGAAAACCGGCGTCACGATCGAGAAAATTCTCGTCACGCATGGTCACCTCGATCACTGCGGCCAGGCGGGAGTGCTTGCCAAGGAACTCGGCGTTCCGATCGAAGGGCCACACGAGGAAGACCGCTTCTGGATCGCCCAGCTGACCGACGATGGTCCGCGCTGGAACATGGAGGCGCATACCTTCGAGCCCGACCGCTGGCTGGAGGATGGCGACAAAGTGACGGTCGGCGAACTGGAGCTCGACGTCGTTCATTGCCCCGGTCACACGCCGGGTCATGTCGTATTCCACCATGCGCCGAGCCGTTTCGCGATGGTCGGCGATGTCCTGTTCCAAGGCGGTATCGGCAGGTGGGACTTCCCGCGCGGCAATCTCGACGACCTCGTCGATTCGATCACGCAGAAACTCTGGCCGCTGGGCGACGATGTGACCTTCGTGCCGGGGCATGGGCCCATCAGCACCTTCGGACAGGAACGCCGGACGAATCCCTATGTCAGCGATGATGCGCTGGATGGCCGCCGGCCGGGACAGGGCCTTTACGGATAA
- a CDS encoding MAPEG family protein — protein MILQTTLSLAAAAAVLNFWLAVRTGKVRFGSKVWHGDGGNPILLQRMRAHSNYVENTPFVLILIAAIELTGKGGTWLAVVGSLYMLARVAHAFGMDKPEQSPLRAVGFITTVLVLLGLSAMAVLIALGRF, from the coding sequence ATGATTCTACAGACCACCCTTAGCCTTGCCGCAGCGGCGGCCGTGCTCAACTTCTGGCTTGCAGTGCGCACGGGCAAGGTCCGCTTTGGAAGCAAAGTATGGCACGGCGATGGCGGTAACCCGATTCTCCTGCAGCGGATGCGGGCGCATTCGAACTACGTGGAAAATACGCCTTTCGTACTGATTCTCATCGCTGCGATCGAACTGACCGGCAAGGGGGGCACCTGGCTCGCGGTCGTCGGCTCGCTTTATATGCTGGCGCGCGTTGCCCACGCTTTCGGAATGGACAAGCCCGAGCAATCGCCGCTGCGCGCGGTCGGCTTCATCACTACCGTGCTGGTATTGCTGGGTCTGTCGGCAATGGCCGTGCTGATCGCGCTGGGCCGCTTCTGA